In the genome of Paramisgurnus dabryanus chromosome 18, PD_genome_1.1, whole genome shotgun sequence, one region contains:
- the barhl1b gene encoding barH-like homeobox 1b yields MEASTNGSSFGIDSLLSHRPGSPVIAKGDSLVGECRSPLEFSPRSDLESGCSSPLSPRRECGEEAAQRQGHPLGLPSHLQHGPMSAGSQPRTVTSSFLIRDILADCKPLAACAPYSSNGQPTQETGRLASKIADDFIEKIHSNSSSDSEYKVKEEGDREISSSRDSPQVRLKKPRKARTAFTDHQLAQLERSFERQKYLSVQDRMELAASLNLTDTQVKTWYQNRRTKWKRQTAVGLELLAEAGNYSALQRMFPSPYFYPQSLVSNLDPGAALYLYRGPSAPPPALQRPLVPRILLHGLQGAEPPPPLPPLSGVIPRPAPPR; encoded by the exons ATGGAAGCGTCCACCAACGGGTCCAGTTTTGGAATCGATTCCCTGTTATCCCACAGGCCTGGAAGTCCGGTTATTGCAAAGGGGGACAGTTTGGTAGGGGAATGCCGGTCCCCGTTGGAATTCAGCCCCAGGTCAGACTTAGAGAGCGGTTGTTCTTCTCCTCTTTCCCCGAGGCGAGAGTGCGGTGAGGAAGCGGCGCAGAGACAGGGTCACCCCCTCGGGCTCCCGTCCCATTTGCAGCACGGGCCGATGTCCGCTGGATCGCAACCTCGGACTGTCACTTCATCATTCTTAATAAGAGATATTTTGGCTGACTGTAAACCCTTAGCGGCTTGTGCCCCTTATTCCAGTAACGGCCAACCGACACAAGAGACGGGAAGGCTGGCATCCAAAATCGCAGACGACTTCATTGAAAAGATCCATAGTAATTCGTCGTCCGACAGCGAATACAAAG TGAAAGAGGAGGGTGACAGAGAAATCTCCAGCAGCAGAGACAGTCCGCAAGTCCGTCTGAAGAAGCCACGGAAAGCGCGGACTGCATTCACTGACCATCAACTTGCTCAGCTTGAGCGCAGTTTTGAACGTCAGAAATACCTGAGTGTGCAAGACAGAATGGAGCTAGCAGCATCCCTCAATCTGACCGACACGCAGGTCAAAACCTGGTACCAAAACAGGAG GACAAAGTGGAAAAGGCAAACGGCGGTCGGACTTGAATTGTTAGCGGAGGCTGGGAATTATTCTGCGCTGCAAAGAATGTTCCCCTCGCCGTATTTCTACCCTCAAAGTCTGGTCTCAAATCTGGACCCTGGAGCAGCGCTCTACCTATACAGGGGACCTTCGGCGCCGCCGCCGGCGCTGCAGCGTCCACTCGTTCCCCGGATTCTCTTGCACGGTCTACAGGGCGCCGAGCCGCCGCCGCCTCTGCCCCCGCTTTCCGGTGTGATACCCAGACCTGCACCACCACGATGA